The proteins below are encoded in one region of Oreochromis niloticus isolate F11D_XX linkage group LG6, O_niloticus_UMD_NMBU, whole genome shotgun sequence:
- the cd5 gene encoding T-cell surface glycoprotein CD5, which produces MDLRALVIISALALVTNGNTQTPDYNQTENYTVSSISLTSSPATTATTSKSTNFVDNFTSSTKCKAEKDATQLKTYKVMTALLFCILLILFLMRFTRPTVKALQKRLSDRRQNRWIGPTQSHSVSYHRGKTAVKNNDGDKRHSYPALDRLVISDSREPSSNRNSDYNL; this is translated from the exons GAAATACCCAAACTCCAGATTATAACCAAACTGAAAACTACACTGTCAGCTCCATTTCCCTGACTAGCAGTCCTGCGACAACTGCCACCACCTCTAAAAGTACAAACTTCGTGGATAACTTCACTTCTTCAACCAAATGTAAAG CTGAGAAGGACGCGACACAGCTGAAGACCTACAAAGTGATGACAGCGTTGCTCTTCTGCATATTGCTCATCCTTTTCCTGATGCGCTTCACCAGACCTACTGTAAAAGCCCTGCAGAAGAGAT TGTCAGACAGGAGGCAGAATCGTTGGATAGGACCTACACAGAGTCACAGCG TGTCTTATCATCGAGGGAAAACTGCAGTTAAAAATAATGATGGAGATAAGAGACACTCCTACCCTG CTCTGGATCGTTTGGTAATCTCTGACAGCAGAGAGCCTTCATCCAATAGGAACAGTGACTACAACCTCTGA
- the LOC112847035 gene encoding uncharacterized protein LOC112847035, whose protein sequence is MLHSRHKINSHKVENDSTLLPTSTPFPSYNQNAHPQLIDNGASFPQNNAQPLHMNFPQQEDERYQHRVLPDNQPHPNSFHNNDSSTDLVKFLAKSQLVSSGLTKFDDLPEHYKAWRETLINTIESLSLSASEEMVLLIKWLGKESGEHAIRIRSVSIRQPNVGLRMIWERLNKKYGAPEVIERALFCKLESFPKIHNRESQKLQELADLLTELDVAKREGYVPGLAYLDTSRGVQPIVEKLPLYLKDKWLSHGCKYKRDHHVAFPPFSYFKEFICREAEERNDPSFNYPDLFTNSYRKEKSSQVK, encoded by the coding sequence ATGTTACACAGCAGACACAAGATCAATTCCCACAAAGTAGAGAATGATTCGACTTTACTGCCAACATCCACTCCATTTCCAAGCTACAATCAGAATGCACATCCCCAGCTCATCGACAACGGAGCCAGCTTCCCTCAAAATAATGCTCAGCCACTCCATATGAACTTTCCACAGCAAGAAGATGAGCGCTACCAGCACAGGGTACTGCCCGACAATCAACCACATCCAAACAGCTTCCACAATAATGACTCATCTACAGATCTTGTCAAGTTCCTTGCTAAATCCCAGCTGGTTTCTTCAGGCCTAACAAAGTTTGATGACTTACCCGAACACTATAAAGCCTGGAGAGAAACGTTGATCAACACAATCGAAAGTCTGAGTCTATCAGCAAGTGAAGAAATGGTTCTGCTTATCAAATGGCTGGGTAAAGAATCTGGTGAGCATGCAATCAGAATACGGTCTGTGAGTATCAGACAGCCTAACGTGGGACTTAGAATGATCTGGGaaagactaaataaaaaatatggtgCTCCAGAGGTGATAGAAAGAGCTCTCTTTTGTAAACTTGAGAGTTTTCCCAAGATCCACAACAGAGAGAgtcaaaaactacaagaactgGCTGACTTGCTTACTGAACTTGACGTTGCTAAACGAGAGGGTTACGTGCCAGGTCTAGCCTATCTTGATACATCAAGAGGTGTGCAGCCAATTGTGGAAAAGCTCCCTTTATATCTCAAAGACAAGTGGCTGTCACACGGGTGCAAATACAAGAGAGATCATCATGTTGCCTTTCCTCCTTTCTCCTACTTCAAAGAATTCATCTGCAGAGAGGCAGAAGAGAGAAATGATCCCAGTTTTAACTATCCAGATCTTTTCACAAATTCttacagaaaagaaaagtcaagtcaagtcaagtga